The stretch of DNA GTAGAAAATTGCACTGTGAACGGGAAAAGGGGAACTGGTTTAAATGTGAACCGTTTGCACCAACTCCGGCAGGTTTTGATAGTCGGGATCGCGGGCGAAAAACTCCGTGAGATAGACAAAGGTGGGCCGGTCCTTGGGCCGTTCCTTCCAGCAGCTCTGCATCACGGCATAGATGTATGCAGGGCAGAGATTGGGCTGCGGTAGGCGTTCCCCGCTGTCCACCAGCTTAATGGCATCCACATTGGATATTTCGCCGTAGGGCGGTGCGCCCAGGGAAAACATCTCCCAGATGGTCACTCCAAAGGACCAGACGTCGCTGGCGTGCGAAAATATTCCCAGATTGAAGCTTTCCGGGGCGTACCAGCGGATGGGCCAACGGCCGCCCTGGGTGAACTGGTACTCCGTGCTGCCGGGCCTCAGGGATCGCGACATGCCAAAGTCACTGATCTTGGCCTGGTGCCGAGCGGTCAGCAGAATATTCCGGGCGGCCAGATCGCGGTGCACGAAATGCTGAGATTCCAGATAGTGCATGCCTAGTAAAAGTAGTGAAAAGTGagcatttaaatacatttagcATTTAGTTACACTTACCACAGGCGATCTGCGAGGCCCAGACCTTCAGCTCCGAATTGGCCGTGATCTCAGAGCCGTGATCCAGGATGTACTGCAGCATGGAGCCCAGTGGAGCGAGCTCTTGCACCATCATCAGCATCTCTCCTTTTGAAATACCAATTAAACGCACAATGCACTGGTGTTCCAATCGCATCATCACCGAGGCTTCGCGCAGGAACTCTTGCTTGTTGCTGTGCTCATCGCTGAGCATCTTAATGGCCACCTCCATGCGATAATCCTCACCGGCAACGCCCTTCCTCACCAGCCAGCCGCTGTGAACGGAACCAAACTCCCCATGTCCAATTTCGCTGTCCAGCACTAGATTTTCCGGCTCAATGAAGAACCTCAGCTTGGCCGCCTCCACGGCGGTGGAACTGGGCGTGGTGGGAGTGTTGCTGATCTTTCGATGAAGGTAACTGGCCATCTCACTTTCCGTTGAAGCGGAGGAAACAACTGAGTTGAGTCGCGCCGCTGCGGGTGCCTTGATCTGCTGATCCAATAGGGTGAGCACGTCTACCGTCTGCTGATACCCATTGGTGAGCCACTGGGCAGCTCGCTCCCGTTCGATGGCCACATCGCTCTTCGTGAAATACTCAACTTCGGCTTCAGTCTTTTGGGCAATGGGCGGCAGATCAATCTCAATGGGTGTGTTGTTCCTGGGCACGTTGTACACTTCGCCAGCGGCGATTCCTCCACCATCCGCATTAAACGTAGAGAACTCCGTGGAGAAGGAAAGGCTCTTCAGCATAGGGGCCGCTGCCTGCAGCTCCTGCTCCGTCCTGGCCTGGGAACCACTCACACTGCTCTCCGACTCACTGCGCTTGCCCTTGGACTTGCTCTTGCGCAGGCTGTTCATGTCGAACAGCGCCTTCTTCGGACTCGTCAGACGCAGCGTGTTAAACATGGAGCTGCTGTTCTCCTTCTGTTTTTTCTTCGCTATGGTCAGGGCGGGCACATGCGGGTGTTGATGGAGCGGATGTGGCGACACGGGCGTCGGCGGTGTGGCTGGCGAAGTAGCTTTCGGCCTCACCGAGGATCGAGGTATGGTGGCAAACGAGGGCACCTCTGGCTTGGGCTGTGGCGGCACCGGAAACTTT from Drosophila takahashii strain IR98-3 E-12201 chromosome 2R, DtakHiC1v2, whole genome shotgun sequence encodes:
- the Shark gene encoding tyrosine-protein kinase Shark, whose product is MSDPMKWFHGNLSREAADDLLKQGYEDGTFLVRESSTASGDFVLSLLCQEEVCHYQVRRHGGEDAFFSIDDKVQTKILHGLDTLVDYYQQSANGLPTKLTVPLIRDPPPHNTRSHGVTNLLHRATSKNESKVVFELLKCGYRNFDAKNQDGQTALHLAALHSDEDILKELLNAKVQVNSSDSFGCQPLHYAARSKPASFIRTLIAAQANVQGRNIENGYVPLHEAAKHGNLEAVQELLLAEAPPLPRTSSGEFPFDLAKEAGQTAVEEFLLNYKLPAANTTREQWYHGTLTRDEAVAILRNYARELLAKEPGVDTSGCFLVRYSESPAASGLVLTLLSDQVVKNFRISQADLYQNGVKLQSGGSKFLYIDDGPYWPSVEHLIAHFMRFSYGLPVSLKFPVPPQPKPEVPSFATIPRSSVRPKATSPATPPTPVSPHPLHQHPHVPALTIAKKKQKENSSSMFNTLRLTSPKKALFDMNSLRKSKSKGKRSESESSVSGSQARTEQELQAAAPMLKSLSFSTEFSTFNADGGGIAAGEVYNVPRNNTPIEIDLPPIAQKTEAEVEYFTKSDVAIERERAAQWLTNGYQQTVDVLTLLDQQIKAPAAARLNSVVSSASTESEMASYLHRKISNTPTTPSSTAVEAAKLRFFIEPENLVLDSEIGHGEFGSVHSGWLVRKGVAGEDYRMEVAIKMLSDEHSNKQEFLREASVMMRLEHQCIVRLIGISKGEMLMMVQELAPLGSMLQYILDHGSEITANSELKVWASQIACGMHYLESQHFVHRDLAARNILLTARHQAKISDFGMSRSLRPGSTEYQFTQGGRWPIRWYAPESFNLGIFSHASDVWSFGVTIWEMFSLGAPPYGEISNVDAIKLVDSGERLPQPNLCPAYIYAVMQSCWKERPKDRPTFVYLTEFFARDPDYQNLPELVQTVHI